A single genomic interval of Lathyrus oleraceus cultivar Zhongwan6 chromosome 7, CAAS_Psat_ZW6_1.0, whole genome shotgun sequence harbors:
- the LOC127105646 gene encoding D-3-phosphoglycerate dehydrogenase 1, chloroplastic, whose protein sequence is MLNDETFAKMKKGVRIVNVARGGVIDEDALVRALDSGIVAQAALDVFTVEPPAKDSKLVLHELVTATPHLGASTMEAQEGVAIKIAEAVVGALKGELAATAVNAPMVPSEVLTELKPFVVLAEKLGRLAVQLVAGGSGVKSVKVTYASARAPDDLDTRLLRAMITKGLIEPISSVFVNLVNADFTAKQRGLRLTEERVILDGSPENPLEFIQIQIANVETRFAGAISDSGEVTVEGRVKDGVPHLTKVGSFEVDVSLEGSIILCRQVDQPGMIGKVGSILGEDYSTCCEGTAFFFPLQSCMNHAYCPNAKAFKRDEDRDGQATIIALLVLFSCEGPKPSKT, encoded by the coding sequence ATGCTCAATGACGAAACCTTTGCCAAGATGAAGAAAGGAGTTAGAATTGTCAATGTTGCTCGTGGTGGAGTCATTGATGAGGATGCGCTTGTTAGAGCATTGGATTCTGGAATTGTAGCTCAGGCGGCTCTTGATGTTTTCACGGTGGAACCACCCGCCAAAGACAGCAAATTGGTTTTACATGAGCTAGTTACTGCAACACCTCATCTAGGTGCCAGTACAATGGAAGCTCAGGAAGGCGTGGCTATTAAAATAGCAGAAGCTGTTGTTGGGGCGTTGAAAGGGGAGCTTGCTGCTACTGCAGTCAATGCACCAATGGTTCCCTCAGAGGTGTTAACTGAGCTAAAACCATTTGTTGTTCTTGCCGAGAAACTGGGTAGGCTGGCTGTCCAACTGGTAGCAGGAGGAAGTGGTGTAAAATCAGTGAAAGTGACTTATGCTTCCGCTAGGGCCCCGGATGATCTTGACACCCGTCTTCTTCGTGCTATGATAACAAAGGGTCTGATAGAGCCCATATCCAGTGTTTTTGTGAACTTAGTTAATGCCGACTTCACTGCTAAACAAAGAGGGCTAAGATTAACCGAGGAGAGAGTTATTCTTGATGGTTCACCTGAGAATCCACTTGAATTCATCCAGATCCAGATTGCTAATGTGGAAACTCGGTTTGCCGGTGCCATATCAGATTCAGGGGAGGTTACAGTTGAGGGTCGCGTGAAAGATGGTGTCCCTCATCTTACGAAGGTTGGATCTTTTGAAGTTGATGTAAGTTTGGAAGGTAGCATCATACTTTGCAGACAGGTAGATCAACCAGGTATGATTGGAAAGGTGGGAAGCATCTTAGGTGAAGACTATTCTACCTGTTGCGAAGGAACTGCATTTTTTTTTCCTTTGCAAAGCTGTATGAACCATGCCTATTGTCCTAATGCCAAAGCTTTCAAAAGAGATGAGGATAGAGATGGCCAAGCAACGATAATTGCACTCCTGGTCCTGTTTTCTTGTGAAGGTCCAAAACCGAGTAAAACCTGA